The following is a genomic window from Nguyenibacter vanlangensis.
GGACGGCCCCCACCCGGGAGAGGATCGATCGTGTCGCCATGGCGTGTCTTCTTTCTGTGCGCATGCGCTCGAGGGAGCCGGACGCCGGCGCGATGTCCCGGCACGGATGACGCCGTCTTTAGCGCCATCAGCAACCGGGCAGAAGCGGCGAACTTTCCCTGTCATGTTAAAGTTTCAAGAAATTCTGGACGTTGATTTAAAGAGGAACGATTTGGAGATGGACGTTTCGACCATGCGGCGGGCGGCGCTGCCCTGGGTCGCGTCCTGCATGGCGCGGCCTGAATGCCAGGCCGCGACGGTGGTATTTTTTACGATTTCTTCTTGGCGGCGGCCGCGGCCTGTGCGGCCGCTTCGGCCGCCGGGTCCTGCGCCACGGTGTAGATGTCCAGCGCCGCGGGCTCGGTCGCCGTCCTGGCGTGGGCGATATAGAGCTGCTTCAGCCCGCCGACATAGGCCGAGACCTTGCCGGTCCTGGTGTCGATGCGCTGTATTTCCGAGAAATGATCGGCGTCGTCGCGATGGAAGACGCTGAGCCCCTCGGCGCCGCTGATATAGAGGCGCTTGTTCTTGCCGTCCCAGGTCTCGCCGTCGGCGGTGTCGACGCAATCGGCGGTGGACAGCAGATTGCCGGTGGTCGAGTCGATCACGAACAGCTTGCCCGGCTTGCGGCCGACCACGAACAGGCGCTGGGTCTTGGCGTCATAGGCCATCGGCGTGTTCATGTTCAGGCCGGGGATGGTCCAGATCGTCTTGAGCCGGCGGGCCTGCAGGTCGACGACGGCGATCTGCTTCCTGTCGCGCAGGTTGGCGAACAGCAGGTTGCGCCCGTGATCGACGACCATCGATTCGATGTTGGCCGACGGGATGCCGATCCGCGCGACTTCCTTGTGCTGCCTGACGTCGATGACGCTGATCGACGAGTTCTCGGAATGGTCGTTCTTGCCGCCGTTGCCGACATAGAACAGGCCGGCCTTCTTGTCGAAGACGGCTTCATCCGCGCCGGGACGCAGCGTGATGACCTTGACGATCTTCAGCGACGGCACGTCGACGACGACGCAGCCCAGCTTGTCGTCCGAAACGAAGAGCTGATGCTGGTCGGCGACATAGGCCGGGGTGTGCGGCAGGCCGAAACCGCCGGCCGAGGCGAGGTGCGTGCCGTCGCTGAGGCGGAACATCTCGGCCGTGGCGTGCTTTTCGGCCATGACCAGCAGCAGATTGTCCTTCTTGTCGATCGCGAAATGATCGAAGCCGCCCTTGGTGATTTCGGGCAGCTTGGTGCTGTGCAGGAACTGCACGGGCCCGGTATCGGCGTTCAGGGGCGCGGCCGACGCGGCGTTGCAGCCCAGGCAGCCCAGCATTGTCGTGCCGAGCAGCAGAGCGATCTTTTTACGAAACATGATGCACCTTTCTTGTCCTTGGCGTCAGTTCGCGATCGTCCCGGGGTCTTGCGGGTCGCAAGGAGGGCCGGGCGAACGGCGAAATGAATGCCGGATTTGTAGTCGGGTGCGGCGTGGCTGTGCGTGAACGTTACGCAGCAGGATTGCGGCTGATTTTTTAAAGATTTGAGGAAAATTTAACGTCAGCCGCGAGACAGGCCGGTTTCGGTCCGGTCGGGCGTCGTGCGGCTGCCGGGCAGCAGCCTGCGACGCCATTGCGCGGCGCGGCGGCTGAGCTGTTCGAGGCACAGATATACGACGGGGGTGGTGAACAAGGTCAATGCCTGACTGACCGCCAGGCCGCCGATGATCGCGATCCCCAGCGGGTGGCGGACCTCGGAGCCGTAGCCGTTGCCGACGACCAGCGGCAGCGCGCCCATCGCGGCGGCGAAGGTCGTCATCATGATCGGACGGAAGCGCAGCAGGCAGGCCTGGCGGATGGCCTGATGCGGCGTCAGGTCGTGGTCGCGTTCGGCCGCGATGGCGAAATCGATCAGCATGATCGCGTTTTTCTTCACGATGCCGATCAGCAGGATCACCCCGATCATGCCCATCAGCGAGAAATCCTGCCCGAACGCCCACAGCGCCAGCAGCGCGCCCACCCCGGCCGAGGGCAGGGTGGACAGGATGGTCAGCGGATGGACATAGCTTTCATACAGGATGCCCAGCACCATGTAGACCGCCGCCAGCGCCGCCAGGATCAGCAGCGTCTCGCTGCTGGAATTGTTCTTGAACTGCGCCGCATTGCCGGTGAAGGCGCCGTGGATCGAGGCCGGGATCTTCAGTTGCCGTACCGTGTCCTCGACGATCTGCACCGCCTGGCCCAGCGACACGCCGGTCGGCAGGTTGAACGAGACCGTGGTCGCGACCCCCTGGCCCTCATGATTGATGGCCAGCGGAATATGGCCGGCGCTGCTGAGGCTGACGACGCCCAGCGGGACCATGGTCTCGGCGGCGGTGGACACGGCCGAGCCGGTCGAGGCCGAACGGCCGCCGGCCAGCGTGTTGGCGATCTGGTTGCGGAAGGATTGCGCGCTCTGCGCCGTCGCGGCGGTGGCCGCCGCCGGGTCGCCGGCGCGGACGCGGATCGTGTTGGCCTGCGTGCCCCCCTGTGCCGCGCCGCCCGCGACGCTGACCCACACCTGGCGCAGCGAGGCCGGGTTCTGCCAGAAGCGGGGGGCAGCCTCCATCACCACCCGGTACTGGTTCATGTCGTTGTAGATGACCGAGGCCGCGCGCTGGCCGTAGGCGTCGTACAGCGTGTTGGCGATCAGTTGCGGCGTGATCTGCGTCCGCGCCCCGGCGTCGCGGTCGATCGCGACGTTCATTGCCAGCCCGCCCAGCAGCACGTCGGACGAGACGTCCATCAGTTCCGGCCGGGTCGACAGTGCTGCCACCAGCTTCTGCGTCCAGGCGTAGAGCGCGGTCGTGTCGTCGCCCTGCAATGTATAGAGATAGGCCGCGTTGCTGGGCCGCGCGCCGATGCGGATGGCGCCGCGCTGCAGCGCATAGAAGCGCGCGCCCGTCATGTCGTGCAGGCGATGGTTGAGATTGGCGATGGTGGTCGCGGGCGGATGCGGCCGCTTCGACTTGTCGGTCAGGGCGATGAACAGATTGCCCTGGTTCGACGACCCCCTGCCGCCGACGAAGCCCGCCACCCCCGCGACGTCCGGGTCCTTCTGCAGGGCGGCCAGGGTCTGGTTCATCTTCTGGTTCAGGGCGTGGAAGGAAATCGCCTGGTCGCCCATCAGCCGGCCCAAAAGCACGCCGCTATCCTCGTCGGGGAACAGGCTTTGCGGCATGGTCAGGTAGATCGCCACCGTCAGGCCCAGCGTTGCCGGCAGGCTGAGCAGCATCGGCGCCCGGTGCGCCAGCGCCCAGTCCAGGCAGCGCCCATAGACGCGCAGCATGGCCAGGTGCCCGCGTTCGACCCACCCGGCCAGCCGGCCCGCGCCGCCGCCGGCGTCGTGCAGGGTCAGCCGGGCGCACAGCATCGGGGTCAGGCTGAGCGACAGGGCCATCGACATGCACAGGGTCACCGACACCGTGACGGCGAATTCGTGGAACAGCCGCCCGGTGATCCCGCCCATCAGCAGGATCGGCAGGAAGACGGCGATCAGCGAGACGGTGATCGAGACGACGGTGAACGCGACCTCGCTCGCGCCGCGCAGCGCGGCCTGGAAGGAGGAGAGGCCGGATTCGACGTGGCGGGTGATGTTTTCCAGCACCACGATGGCGTCATCGACCACGAAGCCGGTCGAGATCGTCAGCGCCATCAGGGACATGTTGTCCAGCGAGAAGCCCAGCAGGCTGATGACGCCCAGGGTGCCCATGATCGCGGCCGGGATGACGATGGCCGGAATCAGCGTCGCGCGCAGCGTGCCCAGGAACAGCAGCACCGTCAGCACCACCAGCAGCGCCGACAGGAACAGGGTCATGCGCGTGTCGGCCAGCGACGCCCGGATGGTCTGCGAGCGGTCCATGAAGGTATGGAGCTGGATCCCCGCCGGCAGCGTGGCGCGCAGATGCGGCAATTCGGCGTGCAACTGGTCCAGCGCCCGCACGATATTGCCGCCCGCCTGCATGAAGACCATCATGACGATGGCCGGCTCGCGCCCGAAATAGCCGGCATTGCGTACGTCCTCGACAGAGTCGACGACCTGCGCCACGTCGCTCAGCCGGACCGGCCTGCCGTTGCGATAGGCGATGACCAGGTCGCGATAGGCCTGGGCGCTGCGGGCCTGGTCGTTGGTCTGCAGCGTGAAGCGCATGCCGCCCTGGTCAATGAAGCCCTTGGGCGTGTGGGCGTTGGCCGAGGCCAGGGCGGCGCGGATATCCTCGAACCCGATGCCGAACTTGTACAGCGGCAGCGGATCGATCTCGACGCGCACCGCGGGCAGCGCGCTGCCGCTGATCTCGACCAGCCCGACGCCCCGGATCTGCGACAGGCGCGGCAGCAGCAGGCTGGAGGCCTTGTCGTACAGCTCGGGCAGGGGGCGGTTGCCGGATGTCAGCGCCAGCATGATGGCCGGCGGGTCGTTCGGGTTCGCCTTGTAATATTCGGGGTTCTGCCGCAGCGTGGTCGGCAGGTCGGCGCGTGCCGCCTGGATCGCGGCCTCGACGTCGCGGGCCGCGCCGTTGATGTCGCGCGACAGGGCGAATTGCAGCGTCAGCCGCACCATCCCCTGGCTGGATTGGGACGTCATCTCCTCGAGGTCGGCGATCGCGGCCAGATGGCGTTCCAGCGGCTCGGCGACCGAACTGGCGACCTGCTCGGGCGAGCCACCGGGCTGCTGGGCCAGGACCTGGATGACGGGGAAGTCGATATTCGGCAGGTCGGCGACCGGCAAAGCGAGATAGCCCAGGACCCCGCCCAGGATGCAGGCCAGGGTCAGCAGCGTGGTCGCCACCGGCCGGCGAATGAACAATCCTGTCACTGTCATGTCGGGTATCCGCGTCTCGTCCGAAGGGGCCGGCGATGGGCCGCGATGGGCTGGCGGGGATGCTGCGCGAATGTCTCTTCCATGCTCCCGTGGCCCATCGCCTTATGTCCGTGACCGCCCTGCCTCCGTCCAGCGCGGATGGGCTAAATTATTCTCAACACTGTCGGGACGGGCGTGCCGAGGGCGGTTTTCCGCCGGTCTCGCAGCGGGGGGCTGTCCGGCATGGCGCGGGGGCGGGCAAGGCGATAGAAGGGCACATGGCATCATCCGCACCATCACGGACCGGGCTTCCGCCCGGCTGCAGGGCCTCGGGGAGGCGCCGCGCCTCGCGCGGCGGATGGTGGCTGGTGCTGTTCGCCCTGGTGGGGCGCCTGGCGCTGGGCGGGGCGGGCGTTCCGGCGGACGGCATGGCGTGGCCGCCGGCCGCGTCCGCCGTCCTGGGCGTGCTGTGCGACGCAGCCACGCCCGGCGGGGGCGCGACCGACGGGTTTGTAACTGGCGCGCCGCACCGGCATGGCCCGCATCGCCTGGCGGCCGACGGCGCGGTGCTGGCCCTGCCGGGCCAGGATCTGCCGGACGCGATCCTGCCGGTGCCCATGGTCCTTGCCGGCGGCCTGCCCGGCCCGTCGCGTGGAGGATGGATGCGCCCGCTGTCGCGCGGGCCGCCCCGCGTGACCCGTACGGCCGCCCATCCCCGAGGGCCGCCGATCCTGTCCTGACATCACATCGCATCGCCGTCGCTCCTTCCCCGTCTCCGGGGATGGTCCGTTTCGCATTGCCGTCAGGACATGCCCTTATGATCCGTCTTTTCCGCGCCGGCCCCTGGCCGGATTACCGTACCGTCTGGCGCTGGCATTTCTATGCCGGGCTGCTGTGCCTGCCCTTCGTCGCATTCCTGTGCCTGACGGGGACGCTCTATCTGTTCAAGCCGCAGATCGAGGCCCGCATCGACCGGGCCTATGACCATCTGCCGCCGCCCCCGCCGGGCGTGCAGGCCGCGACGCCGGGGGCGGCGGTCGCGGCCGCGCTGCGCGCCGTACCCCGGGGCCGTTTCCTGGCCTATGAACTGCCGTCCTCGCCCCATGCGGCGCTGCGGGTGCTGATCGGGCGGGGCGGGGATGCGGTGCGCGTCTATCTCGACCCCGTCACGCTCGTGGTGCTGAAGCGCGTGTCGGAGGAGTCGCGGTTCGAGCGGGTGGTCTTCAACCTGCATGGCCAGTTGCTGATGGGCAATGCCGGCTCGATCATCATGGAACTGGTGGCGTCCTGGACGATCGTGCTGGCGGTGACCGGCCTGTATCTGTGGTGGCCGCGCCGGGGGGCGGGGCAGGGCTGGGGTGGTGTCGTCTATCCGCGGCTGGGCGCGGGCGGGCGCACGGCCTGGCGCGACGCCCACGCGGTCACCGGCCTGTTCGTCTCGCTGTTCCTGGTGCTGTTCCTGGCCAGCGGCCTGCCCTGGTCCTTCGTCTGGGGGCATGCGCTGAAGGCGGCCGAGGATCGGCTGGCGCCGATCCTGCCGGTGCCGGGCCCCTCGGTGCCGGACTGGCAGATCGGCCATGTGCCCGCCCGGGTGGAGATCGCCGGCGGGGCATCCGGCATGGCGGCGATGCCCGGCATGGAGATGGACGGCCCGACGCGCGCGGCCATGCCGGCGGCGGGGTTCGATCCGGCGGCGCTGGATCGCGTGGCGGCGGCGGCGATGCGGCTGGACCTGCCCGCGCCGGTCCTGGTGACGCCGCCAGCCGGCGTGGGACAGGGCTGGGGCGTGCGATCCGATACGCAGAACCGTCCGCGCCGGGCCTCGGCCCGGTTTGCGGCCGACGGGCGGATGCTGTCCTTCACCCCGTTCGCGGCCAAGGGACCGGTGGACCGGATCGTGGCCTATGGCGTGGCGGCGCATGAGGGGCAATTATTCGGCTGGCCGAACCAAATGGCGAACCTGCTGGTCGCCACGGGGCTGCTGACCATGAGCGTCGCGGCGACAATCCTGTGGCTGCGCCGCCGGCCGCTCGGCCGGCTGGGGGCCCATCCGCGCCATCCGGAGGGCCGGGTCGGCTGGGGCGGGGTGCTGCTGGCGCTGGCGCTGTGCCTGCTGCTGCCGGAACTGGCGGCGTCGGTCGCGATCCTGCTGGCGGCGATGGCGGTCGGGCGCCGTTTTCGCCTGGGGTGACGAGTGCCCTGGGATGAGGGATCAGGACGCGGGCGGCAGCAGCCGGCGCAGGCGGGCGGCGATCTCGCCCGCGTCGGCGTCGACCGGGAACAGCGAGACCAGCCGGTTGTCCCCGTCCATCAGATACAGCACCGAGCTGTGATCCATCAGGTAGCCGTCCGGCGCCCGGGCGTCCGGATGGCGGCGCGCCATGGCGCGGAATTCCGCCAGCATATGGTCGATATCCGCCGCATTGCCGGTCAGGCCCACGATCCGGGGCGAAAAGGCGGCGACGTAGCGGTGCAGCGCCGCCGGCGTGTCACGCTGCGGATCGACCGAGACGAACAGGGGCACGATGTCGTCCTGCCGGGGCCCCAGCCGGGCCAGGGCCGCGGTCACGGTGGACAGGGTCAGCGGACAGACATCGACACAGTGGGTATAGCCGAAATAGACCAGCGTGTAGCGGCCGTGGAACGAATCCTGCGACACGATGCGACCCTGGTCGTTCATCAGCACGTAATCGCCGCCGATCCGGGGCGGTGTGCCGGCGCCGATCGCGGCGCGGTACAGCGCGGCGGCGCCCAGCAGGCATATTCCGGCCAGCGCGACCGCCAGCCCGGCCCGCCTGTCCCGCGATCCGTTCCGCCTCTTGCTCTTCTGCCTGTCCTGCCGCCGTGTCATGGCCCGATTATAGGCGCCTGGCCGCCCGGAGCCCAATAGCGGGGCCGGCGGTCAGCGCAGAAAGACCTTCGGCACGCCCTCGCTGTTCAGGCAGGACATCACGATCACGCCGCTCCACAGCAGCAGCGACAGGCCGGCGGCGGCGCGCGCGCGCAGCATGCCGGCCGGGCCGCCGCCCAGCGCCGGCATATAGACCCGGCGGTGGCAGAAGGCGGCCAGCGCCAGCGCCAGCGCGATCAGCAGCAGCTTGGGCGTCAGATAGCCCCGGCTGCCGATATGCACCGGGTCGTAGAAAAACAGCGCCACGCCGCTGAGCATCGCCACGGCGAACAGCGTGTGCAGCCAGGGCACGATCAGCCGGGTGATCGCGGCCAGCGCGGCATGGCCGTTGCGGCGGAACAAAGCGGCGCCGAAGATCATGTCGATGCCGAAGAAGCCCGACATGCTGATGATGTGAACGATCCGGACCAGGTAGTGAACCGGCTGCATCCAGTAATGGTACATCCGGCTGTCGAGTGCGATCAGCACGGCATAGGGCAGGCGCATGAACGCGAAAGGATGGGACATCATGGGTTTCCGCAGCGGCGAACGCGTCACCGCATAGCACGTCAAGTTGACAGTGCGAACCAGTCGCATTAGCAGCGAAGCACGATTCTGCTGGATCCGCCCATGCGTGCCGCGCCTTTCTTCCGTCCGCGCCTCTCTTTCGCCCCGGCGCGCCGCGCCCGCGGCCCGATGGCCGCCATGCGCCTGATCCTGGCGGCGGGCGCGGCGGGCATGGTCCTGTCCCCGGCCGCCGCCCTGGCGCAGGACCCGGTGCATCTGGTCGTGAAGAACCATCATTTCAGCCCGGACCATGTGACCGTCCCGGCCGGCCAGCGCTTCCTGATGACGCTGACCAACCAGGACGACACGGTGGACGAATTCGAGAGCTATGACATGAAGTTCGAGAAGATCGTCGTGCAGGGCGGCACGATCACCGTCCATGCCGGGCCGCTGCATCCCGGCACCTATAAATTCTTCGACGATTATCACCCCGACCTGGCCACGGGCACGGTGACCGCGGACGGCGCGGCGCAGGAAGGAACGCACTGAGATGCTGGGCAGTCTGCTGATCGTCTTTCGCGAGGTGATGGAAGCCGGGCTGATCGTCGGCATCGTGCTGGCCGCCACGCGTGGCATTGCCGGGCGCGGCCTGTGGGTCGCCGGCGGGATCGGGGCCGGGGTGCTGGGGGCGGCGATCGTCGCGCTGTTCGCCGGGGCGCTGTCGCAGGCGCTGTCGGGCAACGGGCAGGACGTGTTTTCGGCGGCGATCCTGTGCCTGGCGGTCGTCATGCTGGGCTGGCACACGGTGTGGATGGCCCGGCATGGCCGCGAACTGGCGCGGGACATGCGGGACATGGGCGACGCGGTGGCCAGCGGGGCACGTTCGCTGCCCGCTCTGGCCGTGGTGGTGGCCGTCGCCGTGCTGCGCGAGGGGGTCGAGGTCGTGCTGTTCCTGTACGGGATCGCGGTTTCGACCGGGTCGGGCCCGGCAGCCATGCTGGGCGGCGGCCTGCTGGGGGTGGCGGCCGGCGGTGCGCTGTCCTGGGCGCTGTATCGCGGCCTGGTGGTGATCCCGATGCGGCATCTGTTTACCGTCACCGGGCTGCTGGTCGCGGTGCTGGCGGCGGGTATGGCCAGCCAGGCGGCGGCCCTGCTGGCCAATGACGACCTGATCCCGGCCCTGGGCTATGAGATCTGGGACTCGTCCTGGCTGCTGTCCGATGGCAGCATGGCGGGACGGGCGGCCAAGGCGCTGACCGGCTATTCCGACCGTCCCACCGGCGTGCAACTGGTGGCCTGGGCGGTGACGCTGCTGGTGCTGCTGGTGGCCGGCTACCGGGTCGGCCGCCGCCCCGTCCGTGCCGATGCTTAACCTGATCAGGAAGAAAAAAACGATGATGGTCCGGAATCTTGCCGCCTTCCTGCTCGCCGTGCCGCTGGGGGGCGTGCTGAGGGCCGCGCCCGCGCTGGCGCGGGAATATCCGATCGGCGGCCCGGTCTATGCCCATGACATGGAGATCGCCGCCAATTACCTGGTGGGGGTCGAGGTCGCGCCGATGATGGCGGGCATGCCGACCGGCCCCGGGTCCATCCATCTGGAAACCGACATCCATGCCACCGCCGACAATGTCTGGGGCTTTCCGGACGGGGCCTGGGTGCCGTACCTGACGATCACCTACAGGCTGACCCGCGCCGGCAGCCCCTGGACGGCAACGGGCACGCTGCACGCCATGACCGCCAAGGACGGCCCGCATTACGCGGACAATGTCCGCATGGACGGGCCGGGGACCTATACGGTGGAATTCCGCTATGGCGCGCCCGAGGCGAACGGTTTCATGCACCATGTGGACAAGGAGACGGGCACGCCGGGCTTCTGGGCCCCGTTCGGCGAATCCTTCACCTTCGCCTATCCGCAGAAATAAATTCGGGCAGGACACCAGGGGGTGTCGGACGATGGCCCTGTGATGAACGATTCCGGCCGAGGCGCCGATATGCCCCCCGGTTTTTCGGATGATTTTCGCGACGCGCTGGATCGGCTGTTCGTCTGGCGGCGCGACGTGCGGCATTTCCGGACCGATCCGGTGGACCCGGCGGTGCTGGACCGGCTGCTGGCGACCGCCTGCCTGGCGCCCTCGGTCGGGCTGAGCGAGCCGTGGCGCTTCGTGCGGGTCGAGGCGCCGGCGCGCCGGGCGGCGGTCCGGGCGGATTTCGCCCGCTGCAACGCGGACGCGCTGGCCGCCCGGACGGGGGCGGAGGCCGCGCGCTATGCGGCGCTGAAGCTCGCGGGCCTGGATCGCGCGCCCCATCATGTCGCGGTATTCTGCGACGCTGATCCTGCCCAGGGGCGCGGGCTGGGGCGCCGGACCATGCCCCAGACCACGACCTGGTCGGCGGTGATGGCCATCCATACATTCTGGCTGGCCGCCACCGCCGCGGGGCTGGGGGTGGGCTGGGTGTCGATCCTGGACCCCGCCCGCGTCGCCGCCATCCTGGAGGCCGAGCCGGGCTGGAATTTCCTGGCCTATCTGTGCGTCGGCCATCCTGAAACGCCGGCGGATTCCCCCGAGCTGGAACGCCAGGGGTGGGAGCGGCGCAACCCCGCCCGCCGGGCCTGGATCATGCGCTGAGGCGCCGGCCGCCATGTTCGGTCCCCGGCCCGTATTCCGCCGGGACGACGGAAAACAGCCGCGCGGCGCCCTGCGGCGGCGGCGGGTCCAGCAGGCGGGGCGTGCGTCCCGCGGCCAGTCCGTCGAGCAGGCGCAGCGGCCCGCCATGCGTCATGACGCCGGCCGGCCGGCCCGCCTGCAGCATGTCCGTCCAGAACGCGCCGACGCGCCGGCGCAGCGCATGGCCGCTCTCGCCGCCGGGCGGGGCGAAACCTTCGGGGTCGGCGGCCCAGGCATCCAGCGCGGCCCGGTCGATCCGCGCCCAGGCCAAGCCCTCCCACGCGCCGAAATCCAGTTCCGCCAGGCGGGGATCGACATGCAGCGCCAGCCCGGCCCGTTCGGCGACGCGCCGGGCCGGCAGGTGGCAGCGCGCGGCCGGCGCGGTGTACAGCACGCGCAGGCCCGCCCCGCGCGCCAGCACCGCCAGCCCGTCGGCGCGGGCCTCCCATCCCGGGCGGGGCGGCAGGTCCAGCCGCCCGTAGCAGGTACCGGGCGCGACCTGCACCGGCGGGTGACGCACCAGCAGGAAGGGCAGCGCCGGGTGCATGCCGGCTGCCGGGTCGTCGGGGGGATGTGGGGTCATCGGCGCTTTCTTCACCTCGCGTCTGCGCAGGACGCCGTCGGCCGCGATCGTGCCAGCCGGCCCGGTGGCCGTCAAAGCGGATTTCGGCGGCCATCCGGCCTGGGCGGCGGCGGCGCGCCATTTTCCTGACAGGCGGATTTCTTGACAGGCGGGGCGCAGCTTCTATGAAGGGCGCGATGGTTCCGTCGCGCGCG
Proteins encoded in this region:
- a CDS encoding efflux RND transporter permease subunit; this translates as MTVTGLFIRRPVATTLLTLACILGGVLGYLALPVADLPNIDFPVIQVLAQQPGGSPEQVASSVAEPLERHLAAIADLEEMTSQSSQGMVRLTLQFALSRDINGAARDVEAAIQAARADLPTTLRQNPEYYKANPNDPPAIMLALTSGNRPLPELYDKASSLLLPRLSQIRGVGLVEISGSALPAVRVEIDPLPLYKFGIGFEDIRAALASANAHTPKGFIDQGGMRFTLQTNDQARSAQAYRDLVIAYRNGRPVRLSDVAQVVDSVEDVRNAGYFGREPAIVMMVFMQAGGNIVRALDQLHAELPHLRATLPAGIQLHTFMDRSQTIRASLADTRMTLFLSALLVVLTVLLFLGTLRATLIPAIVIPAAIMGTLGVISLLGFSLDNMSLMALTISTGFVVDDAIVVLENITRHVESGLSSFQAALRGASEVAFTVVSITVSLIAVFLPILLMGGITGRLFHEFAVTVSVTLCMSMALSLSLTPMLCARLTLHDAGGGAGRLAGWVERGHLAMLRVYGRCLDWALAHRAPMLLSLPATLGLTVAIYLTMPQSLFPDEDSGVLLGRLMGDQAISFHALNQKMNQTLAALQKDPDVAGVAGFVGGRGSSNQGNLFIALTDKSKRPHPPATTIANLNHRLHDMTGARFYALQRGAIRIGARPSNAAYLYTLQGDDTTALYAWTQKLVAALSTRPELMDVSSDVLLGGLAMNVAIDRDAGARTQITPQLIANTLYDAYGQRAASVIYNDMNQYRVVMEAAPRFWQNPASLRQVWVSVAGGAAQGGTQANTIRVRAGDPAAATAATAQSAQSFRNQIANTLAGGRSASTGSAVSTAAETMVPLGVVSLSSAGHIPLAINHEGQGVATTVSFNLPTGVSLGQAVQIVEDTVRQLKIPASIHGAFTGNAAQFKNNSSSETLLILAALAAVYMVLGILYESYVHPLTILSTLPSAGVGALLALWAFGQDFSLMGMIGVILLIGIVKKNAIMLIDFAIAAERDHDLTPHQAIRQACLLRFRPIMMTTFAAAMGALPLVVGNGYGSEVRHPLGIAIIGGLAVSQALTLFTTPVVYLCLEQLSRRAAQWRRRLLPGSRTTPDRTETGLSRG
- a CDS encoding PepSY domain-containing protein produces the protein MIRLFRAGPWPDYRTVWRWHFYAGLLCLPFVAFLCLTGTLYLFKPQIEARIDRAYDHLPPPPPGVQAATPGAAVAAALRAVPRGRFLAYELPSSPHAALRVLIGRGGDAVRVYLDPVTLVVLKRVSEESRFERVVFNLHGQLLMGNAGSIIMELVASWTIVLAVTGLYLWWPRRGAGQGWGGVVYPRLGAGGRTAWRDAHAVTGLFVSLFLVLFLASGLPWSFVWGHALKAAEDRLAPILPVPGPSVPDWQIGHVPARVEIAGGASGMAAMPGMEMDGPTRAAMPAAGFDPAALDRVAAAAMRLDLPAPVLVTPPAGVGQGWGVRSDTQNRPRRASARFAADGRMLSFTPFAAKGPVDRIVAYGVAAHEGQLFGWPNQMANLLVATGLLTMSVAATILWLRRRPLGRLGAHPRHPEGRVGWGGVLLALALCLLLPELAASVAILLAAMAVGRRFRLG
- a CDS encoding SCO family protein, with amino-acid sequence MTRRQDRQKSKRRNGSRDRRAGLAVALAGICLLGAAALYRAAIGAGTPPRIGGDYVLMNDQGRIVSQDSFHGRYTLVYFGYTHCVDVCPLTLSTVTAALARLGPRQDDIVPLFVSVDPQRDTPAALHRYVAAFSPRIVGLTGNAADIDHMLAEFRAMARRHPDARAPDGYLMDHSSVLYLMDGDNRLVSLFPVDADAGEIAARLRRLLPPAS
- a CDS encoding cupredoxin domain-containing protein, whose product is MRLILAAGAAGMVLSPAAALAQDPVHLVVKNHHFSPDHVTVPAGQRFLMTLTNQDDTVDEFESYDMKFEKIVVQGGTITVHAGPLHPGTYKFFDDYHPDLATGTVTADGAAQEGTH
- a CDS encoding FTR1 family protein yields the protein MLGSLLIVFREVMEAGLIVGIVLAATRGIAGRGLWVAGGIGAGVLGAAIVALFAGALSQALSGNGQDVFSAAILCLAVVMLGWHTVWMARHGRELARDMRDMGDAVASGARSLPALAVVVAVAVLREGVEVVLFLYGIAVSTGSGPAAMLGGGLLGVAAGGALSWALYRGLVVIPMRHLFTVTGLLVAVLAAGMASQAAALLANDDLIPALGYEIWDSSWLLSDGSMAGRAAKALTGYSDRPTGVQLVAWAVTLLVLLVAGYRVGRRPVRADA
- a CDS encoding iron transporter — encoded protein: MMVRNLAAFLLAVPLGGVLRAAPALAREYPIGGPVYAHDMEIAANYLVGVEVAPMMAGMPTGPGSIHLETDIHATADNVWGFPDGAWVPYLTITYRLTRAGSPWTATGTLHAMTAKDGPHYADNVRMDGPGTYTVEFRYGAPEANGFMHHVDKETGTPGFWAPFGESFTFAYPQK
- the bluB gene encoding 5,6-dimethylbenzimidazole synthase, translating into MNDSGRGADMPPGFSDDFRDALDRLFVWRRDVRHFRTDPVDPAVLDRLLATACLAPSVGLSEPWRFVRVEAPARRAAVRADFARCNADALAARTGAEAARYAALKLAGLDRAPHHVAVFCDADPAQGRGLGRRTMPQTTTWSAVMAIHTFWLAATAAGLGVGWVSILDPARVAAILEAEPGWNFLAYLCVGHPETPADSPELERQGWERRNPARRAWIMR
- a CDS encoding histidine phosphatase family protein, which produces MTPHPPDDPAAGMHPALPFLLVRHPPVQVAPGTCYGRLDLPPRPGWEARADGLAVLARGAGLRVLYTAPAARCHLPARRVAERAGLALHVDPRLAELDFGAWEGLAWARIDRAALDAWAADPEGFAPPGGESGHALRRRVGAFWTDMLQAGRPAGVMTHGGPLRLLDGLAAGRTPRLLDPPPPQGAARLFSVVPAEYGPGTEHGGRRLSA